The Saccharomyces mikatae IFO 1815 strain IFO1815 genome assembly, chromosome: 2 sequence AGTGATCCACCTTTTGCTTATATTCCAGATCGGCATTATCGATTTTCCTTAgcaattcttcttcctGTTCTTTCGTAGTTTTAGAACCTCTCAAGGTCAGCTTGGTCTTTGTTGGATCGGTCATTCTTAATTTGTCCCAATCCTGACATAACGAATTGTAGCGAGATTGGGCCTTTTCTGCGCTATGTATAGCATCTGAAACATCCTTTTCTAATCTTTTGCTGTTTTCCTTGACAGACTTTCTTAGCTTCGTCATAGTTAATAGAAGACTACTAATTTCCGAATACATTTTCTGTAAGGCAGTGATGTAACTTTGCTTCACCTGAGCCATCTTTCCATCAAACCCCAATACTTCATGGATCATCTTTTTTAAAgatgaatttgttgaaccGTCAACGTTAAAGAAATGCTTGTATTGCTTAGAAAGCTCCTGGACGTGTTCTTCCTCGAAAACGTATTTCTTTCTAACAAACTTCATAAATTCTTCACAAGTCAAAAGCGACTGCTTTAAACGACTCAACAAAGCATTAATTGCCACATCTGAATTTAGCACCTTCTTGATCTCTGGCGTGTTGAAAAGGTGTGTCAAATCATTGGCACTAGCATCATGCGATGACTTCGCACTTACTACTGTATCAGTTGATTTCCTTGCAGTTTCTTCCATCTTGTCTATATCACTGCTCTTTAGTCTTCAGTTAGCGTATGTTACTAGTTCATATACTATTTTGttacattattttttagGTTCGTTTCTCCTGCATGTATCGAAAAAAAGTCTATATAATGGCACAAATTATACAATTCCATTACAAAAAAAGTGTATCTGTATGAATCTATGTATCCATGGTTCTATTCGGATATAGGCTTGAGTGCGTACATTCTCACCGGGTACAACTCTCTTGGCAAGCCACGTTGCCTCTCACTGGCGATAAGTTTTAGGCCCGCTTCTTCAAAGATCTGCTGAAACTTAGCGTTCGATCTTGTGACCGAAGAATCCGTTTCGTCGAAATCATCAGTATCTGTAGGTGTGTTGTTCTCTTTAACCACGATTGTACCATTGGGTTGCAGACCAACAATGCATCTTTTTAGAAATTCCACCAGTTCCGCATCTGGCAAGTGTCCTACGCACCATTGGCACCAGACCAACCAATATTTGCCGGAATCGGGTGTCCAGTCCTGCATCCCAACTTCGTAGATCTCTCCGATTTGTCCTTTTTCCTCCAGTTCAGCTAGTTCAGTCTGCATTTGCTCAACAAAAGGCTTTACCGGTTCCACAAGGTCTATTTTATCAGCGTGCTTATACAGCATGGTCTTGCTTACTCGTCCAATTCCCGCACCAATATCCACAGCGTACTTCAAGTTATTCTCTTGAGGAATCATCCTAGACTTTAGTTTGCGCAGAAAATTGTTGGACCCCAGCACGTCCATTGTAGGTACTACTGTACCTTCCCCGTATCCACCCAAGACACCGTCCACGGTAGCATCCACATCCGTCCAGTAGTCGATGGCGTCTTCATAATTGATATGCGAGTCTGCAGGCACATCCATTGTGTTGGTATCTatgtattcttttcttagtGATGGAGTTCACACTCATGTGCTTTGAAGAATACAGAGTTAgaattaaattttttttcatactTTTTCTGAATATAAAGATTTACACAGAGTCGTTATcatattttatatacatgAACGTGTTCATTACAGTAGGGAAAACGGGGACTTCGCTAGCTCCTCCCCCAGGAATAGATCCAATTGACAGAGTTTCTTATTTGCCCGTTCCATATATCTTTCATACTCTCCCCCATGGTTCTGGTCCATGCAGTGCCGTCATTCATCACGACTTGTTTGCGGTTTGTGGTCCCTTCGGATGCCACTTCTTTTCTGTCAATCAGGTCCTGTGCTTGATGATCTTGTTTTAACCATGTAGCATCGTGATCATAGAAGTAGCCATTGTTGCTGAATCGGTAGAGGTAGAAAACAGAGCCGATTGCTCCCACAGAAAAAGTCCACTTCACAGACTTGACTAATGTACCCATTTTAGACATGCTTCTACCTATTATTCACGTATTCTTGCTCTACTTCCTACCCCCCTCTCACCATGATAGAACATGTAATGGtctcttatttttttttttaccgATTCGCTCATCCGTCGtaatagagaaaaaaaaaatctaacaAAACCATCGCATGTTGGAGAGTAACAAACTATCAAGAAACAGCTAGTCAGCCTTTTCCGATTTAGTCTTACAGCTTCTCAACCATGTTGCCCAGAGTTTCCGCATTGGCCAAATGTATGGCAACTGTCCATCGTCGTGGGCTACTTACCAGTGGTGCACAATCATTAGTCTCCAAACCAGTTTCCGAAGGAGATCCAGAAATGTTCGACATCTTGCAACAAGAACGTTTCAGACAAAAGCACTCAATTACTTTAATTCCATCAGAAAACTTCACTTCGAAGGCTGTCATGGATCTGTTAGGTTCTGAGTTGCAAAACAAGTATTCTGAAGGTTATCCAGGCGAAAGATACTACGGTGGTAATGAAATCATCGATAAGTCCGAATCGTTGTGTCAAGCAAGAGCTTTGGAACTGTACGGATTAGATCCTGCCAAATGGGGGGTTAACGTTCAGCCATTGAGTGGGGCTCCTGCCAATTTGTACGTTTACTCTGCTATCATGAACATTGGTGAAAGATTGATGGGATTGGATTTACCAGATGGTGGTCACTTGTCACATGGATACCAATTGAAGTCGGGAACACctatctcttttatttccaAATACTTCCAAAGTATGCCGTACCATGTTGACCATACTACTGGGTTGATCGATTACGATAATTTGCAAGTGTTGGCCAAGGCATTCAGACCAAAAGTCATTGTTGCCGGTACGTCCGCATATTCGAGATTAATAGATTACGCCAAATTTGAGGAAATCTCTCAGGAATGCGGTGCATACTTAATGAGTGATATGGCACACATTTCCGGTCTGGTAGCAGCCAATGTTGTTCCATCTCCATTTGAATACTCTGATATTGTCACAACAACCACACATAAGTCCTTGAGGGGCCCAAGAGGCGccatgatttttttcagaaaggGTATCAAGTCTGTCACCAAAAAGGGCAAAGAAATCCCATATgagttggaaaaaaaaatcaatttcTCTGTGTTCCCAGGCCATCAAGGTGGCCCTCATAATCATACCATCGGTGCAATGGCAGTAGCATTAAAACAGGCCATGTCTCCAGAATTCAAAGAgtatcaacaaaaaattgttgataaCAGCAAATGGTTTGCTCAGGAGCTAACTAAGAGGGGCTATAAGCTGGTTTCGGGAGGTACCGATAATCACTTGATTGTCATTGACTTATCCAGCACTAACGTGGATGGTGCCCGTGTGGAAACTATTTTGAGTGCTTTGAATATTGCTGCTAACAAGAACACTATCCCAGGCGACAAAAGTGCTCTTTTCCCCTCTGGTCTAAGAATCGGTACTCCAGCGATGACCACCAGAGGATTTGGTCGTGAGGAATTTTCTCAAGTTGCCAAATACATTGATTCTGCCGTTAAGTTGGCTGAAAACTTGAAAGCTTTGGAACCAACAACAAAACTAGATGCAAGATCAAGACTCAATGAGTTTAAGAAATTGTGCAATGAATCTAGTGAAGTTGCCAGTTTGTCTGAGGAAATTTCCAATTGGGTGGGCCAATACCCCGTCCCAGGTGAAGTCTAAGTAAGCTTATAAATTAGAATACATACATCTTTACGTATTAACATATGCAACTACCGccactttttttcttgcttaTTTCTAATTTATTCCCCTGTTCATCGTCCTTCAACAGTCTCTTGAATTGACTTTCAGGAACCAGACTGATTATTATCCCATTTAACGTATCGAAATTGTACCCGGTCTTTGCACTGACGAGAACATACGGTAGATCCTGTAATTCTGCCGGTATAGTCACTTCGTCTAAGTGCTCTTCGCGGACCAAGTCATACTTATTGCCAACGAGGATAACTTGCGTTCCTTGCGCACGGTCCTGCAAGTCTTGAAACCATGTTTTTGCACACTGCAGACTGGATATATCACCTAATTCAAATACAAGCAAAGCGATATTTGCATCTCGGTAATACATTGGTACTAGTGATTTGTACCGTTCTTGGCCTGCTGTGTCCCATATCTCCATATGGATACGTTTATCTGTAGTTGTGTCGTCAGAAGGAATTTCAATTGTCTTGGTGATGAACGCCGCACCTATCGTAGCCGCATGTTTTGCTAGAAACTTGCCTGATTTGAGCCTAGTTACTACACTTGTTTTCCCCACTGAAGAATCGCCTAGTAGTACCACTTTAATGGTTGCTTCCATGCTCGTATTCCCCCCGTTTTGTGTTATATATTTTTGGCGTAAACACTACCATTGTCACTTAACGTGGAACGTAAGGctaaaaaacaataaaacgacaaaaaatgaaaaacgaaaaatgaaaagaatttctctATTCTTTATAGAAATGACCATTTAAGGTTACCTCAAAAGGCAGATTGGAAGCATAATCGTTTAAAATTTATGAAGTACACTCTAGAAGACCAAGTTGTGTTAATCACTGGTGGTTCACAAGGTCTGGGGAAAGAATTTGCCAAGAAATACTATAATGAGGCTGAAAACACAAAAATCATTATTGTTAGTAGATCTGAGGCGAAACTACTGGACACATGTAACGAAATTAGGCTTGAAGCCCACCTGAGAAGGGAGACTACTGACGAGGGCCAGGTTCAACATAAGTTGGCCGCCCCCTTGGACCTTGAGCAACGATTGTTTTATTATCCATGCGACTTGTCCTGCTATGAATCTGTGGAATGCTTGTTCAATGTCTTGAGAGACTTGGATATGCTGCCCACACAAACTTTATGCTGTGCAGGAGGGTCCGTTCCTAAGTTATTTCGTGGTTTGAGCGGAAGTGAGTTGAATTTAGGTATGGACATCAACTATAAGACTACTTTGAATGTGGCACATCAGATTGCTCTTGCAGAGCAAACAAGGGAACATCACCTTATCATCTTTTCCAGTGTCACAGCCCTTTACCCGTTTGTTGGCTATTCACAGTATGCGCCTGCGAAGGCTGCAATTAAATCACTGGTAGCCATTCTAAGACAAGAATTGACGAACTTCCGTATCAGTTGTGTCTATCCCGGTAACTTTGAAAGTGAGGGTTTCACTCTGGAACAGGTGACCAAACCTGAAATTACGAAGCTGATTGAAGGTCCTTCAGATGCTATCCCATGCAAACAGGCATGCGATATTATTGTCAAGTCGCTGGCCAGAGGACACGATGACGTCTTCACAGATTTCGTCGGATGGATGATAATGGGAATGGATCTGGGACTCACCGTAAAGAAAAGTCGCTTTGTTCCTTTACAATGGCTTTTGGGTGTCCTATCAAACATCCTTGTTGTTCCCTTCTACATGGTTGGCTGTTCTTGGtacatcaaaaaatggTTTCGTGAAAATGATGGTAAAAAAGCCAATTGAGGGCACAAGCCCCATCACCTCCGATACTTAATGAATTTTGTTTACTCCTTTCAAGACAAATCTAATTTCCTAGCTATTTGTACATGTATAAATGTATAAGAAACTTTAATTATAACAttattctttattattcCTTCAGCAATTTTTCCTTATCCTAGTCTTTTTCGCTATTATTTGAGAGTTTGTCTTATGAGCACCGATGCGATgaggtgaaaaaaaaaagtagaagaaaattttctccTCTCACTTCTACTAAAagattattttcttcaataacagTCAAGTAAACAATATATCATTAAAGCTAGAATGAGCAGCAGTGGTGTCTATACGTGTAACTCATGTGTTTTAACTTTTGGTGCAAGCGAGGAGCAGCGGGCCCACATGAAGTCGGACTGGCATCGTtacaatttgaaaagacgTGTTGCTCAATTGCCCCCAATATCATTCGAGACATTTGATTCAAAGGTATCAGCTGCTGCCGCCAGCAATAGCGAGGCGGTTGGTAAAGAGAAACCCATGACCAAGAAAGAGTTAAAGAGAAGGGAGAAGCAAGCATTGCtcgaaaagaagaagaagttattGGAAATCGCCAGGGCTAATATGCTAGAGAACATACAAAAGAGCCAAGAAGGAGAGACTCCTAACATGAGCAAGCTGTCTTTAGAGGAAAAGGAGGAGAGCAAGGAAAACGAGGAGCCAAGGAAGGAGGAGCTTGAAGAAGTGAACGAGGAAGAGATGGCAGAAAGAGTGATGCAGGAAAAATTACGCAACAGAGTGGATATTCCCTTAGAACAATGCTTATTTTGTGAGCACAATAAGCACTTTGATGGTATAGAAGAGAACTTAGAACACATGTTTAGGACCCATGGGTTTTATATCCCAGAACAAAAATATCTAGTCGACAAAACCGGGTTGGTAAAGTATATGTCAGAGAAAATTGGTCTTGGTAACATTTGTATTGTTTGTAATTTCCAAGGTAGAACGTTAACTGCTGTGAGGCAACACATGCTGGCAAAGAGACATTGCAAGATTCCATATGAAAGCGAAGACGAGAGGTTAGAAATATCTGAATTTTACGATTTCACAAGTTCCTACGCAAGCTTCGAGAACAACACAGTAGCAGAAAACGAAGATGACTGGGAAGATGTGGACAGCGATGAAGCTAGGAGCGACGATGAAGATTTGCCACAAGAATACTTATATAACGACGGTATAGAACTACATCTACCGACAGGTATCAAAGTTGGTCACAGGTCCTTGCAAAGATACTACAAGCAGGACTTGAAGCCTGAAGTGATACTAACCGAAGGACAAGGTACTCTGGTCGCTGCAGAGACAAGGTCGTTCTTACCTGCGTTCGACAGAAAGGGCGTACAGGCACAAAAACGTGTTTGGCAAACTGAAAGGTTTGATAAGAAGAGGCTCGATAAAAGAAGCGCCAAGTTCGTCAATAACCAACCACATTACAGAGACCAACTCCTGCAGTGATACATTCCGCACagttgtttctttttactcAATTTGTCACATATATACTCCTTCACCATTTGTACATTAGATAGTTTTATTTTGCCTTCTCTTTTGCACTTTTATAATTGTTCAATCGTTCTTTGATTGCAT is a genomic window containing:
- the TAE1 gene encoding N-terminal protein methyltransferase (similar to Saccharomyces cerevisiae TAE1 (YBR261C); ancestral locus Anc_1.341), whose translation is MDVPADSHINYEDAIDYWTDVDATVDGVLGGYGEGTVVPTMDVLGSNNFLRKLKSRMIPQENNLKYAVDIGAGIGRVSKTMLYKHADKIDLVEPVKPFVEQMQTELAELEEKGQIGEIYEVGMQDWTPDSGKYWLVWCQWCVGHLPDAELVEFLKRCIVGLQPNGTIVVKENNTPTDTDDFDETDSSVTRSNAKFQQIFEEAGLKLIASERQRGLPRELYPVRMYALKPISE
- the MIC12 gene encoding Mic12p (similar to Saccharomyces cerevisiae AIM5 (YBR262C); ancestral locus Anc_1.340), with product MSKMGTLVKSVKWTFSVGAIGSVFYLYRFSNNGYFYDHDATWLKQDHQAQDLIDRKEVASEGTTNRKQVVMNDGTAWTRTMGESMKDIWNGQIRNSVNWIYSWGRS
- the SHM1 gene encoding glycine hydroxymethyltransferase SHM1 (similar to Saccharomyces cerevisiae SHM1 (YBR263W); ancestral locus Anc_1.339), with amino-acid sequence MLPRVSALAKCMATVHRRGLLTSGAQSLVSKPVSEGDPEMFDILQQERFRQKHSITLIPSENFTSKAVMDLLGSELQNKYSEGYPGERYYGGNEIIDKSESLCQARALELYGLDPAKWGVNVQPLSGAPANLYVYSAIMNIGERLMGLDLPDGGHLSHGYQLKSGTPISFISKYFQSMPYHVDHTTGLIDYDNLQVLAKAFRPKVIVAGTSAYSRLIDYAKFEEISQECGAYLMSDMAHISGLVAANVVPSPFEYSDIVTTTTHKSLRGPRGAMIFFRKGIKSVTKKGKEIPYELEKKINFSVFPGHQGGPHNHTIGAMAVALKQAMSPEFKEYQQKIVDNSKWFAQELTKRGYKLVSGGTDNHLIVIDLSSTNVDGARVETILSALNIAANKNTIPGDKSALFPSGLRIGTPAMTTRGFGREEFSQVAKYIDSAVKLAENLKALEPTTKLDARSRLNEFKKLCNESSEVASLSEEISNWVGQYPVPGEV
- the YPT10 gene encoding Rab family GTPase YPT10 (similar to Saccharomyces cerevisiae YPT10 (YBR264C); ancestral locus Anc_1.338), whose amino-acid sequence is MEATIKVVLLGDSSVGKTSVVTRLKSGKFLAKHAATIGAAFITKTIEIPSDDTTTDKRIHMEIWDTAGQERYKSLVPMYYRDANIALLVFELGDISSLQCAKTWFQDLQDRAQGTQVILVGNKYDLVREEHLDEVTIPAELQDLPYVLVSAKTGYNFDTLNGIIISLVPESQFKRLLKDDEQGNKLEISKKKSGGSCIC
- the TSC10 gene encoding 3-dehydrosphinganine reductase (similar to Saccharomyces cerevisiae TSC10 (YBR265W); ancestral locus Anc_1.315); translation: MKYTLEDQVVLITGGSQGLGKEFAKKYYNEAENTKIIIVSRSEAKLLDTCNEIRLEAHLRRETTDEGQVQHKLAAPLDLEQRLFYYPCDLSCYESVECLFNVLRDLDMLPTQTLCCAGGSVPKLFRGLSGSELNLGMDINYKTTLNVAHQIALAEQTREHHLIIFSSVTALYPFVGYSQYAPAKAAIKSLVAILRQELTNFRISCVYPGNFESEGFTLEQVTKPEITKLIEGPSDAIPCKQACDIIVKSLARGHDDVFTDFVGWMIMGMDLGLTVKKSRFVPLQWLLGVLSNILVVPFYMVGCSWYIKKWFRENDGKKAN
- the REI1 gene encoding Rei1p (similar to Saccharomyces cerevisiae REI1 (YBR267W); ancestral locus Anc_1.316); translation: MSSSGVYTCNSCVLTFGASEEQRAHMKSDWHRYNLKRRVAQLPPISFETFDSKVSAAAASNSEAVGKEKPMTKKELKRREKQALLEKKKKLLEIARANMLENIQKSQEGETPNMSKLSLEEKEESKENEEPRKEELEEVNEEEMAERVMQEKLRNRVDIPLEQCLFCEHNKHFDGIEENLEHMFRTHGFYIPEQKYLVDKTGLVKYMSEKIGLGNICIVCNFQGRTLTAVRQHMLAKRHCKIPYESEDERLEISEFYDFTSSYASFENNTVAENEDDWEDVDSDEARSDDEDLPQEYLYNDGIELHLPTGIKVGHRSLQRYYKQDLKPEVILTEGQGTLVAAETRSFLPAFDRKGVQAQKRVWQTERFDKKRLDKRSAKFVNNQPHYRDQLLQ